A window from Catharus ustulatus isolate bCatUst1 chromosome 14, bCatUst1.pri.v2, whole genome shotgun sequence encodes these proteins:
- the LOC117002724 gene encoding H(+)/Cl(-) exchange transporter 5 isoform X2 produces MVGSGAGPGDGAGDARSGEGPVPLQDQSGGGGGCTQCYCEPGNVPRECLPVPGHGTDRALELFLWDGECLSWGFSSYNGGGMNGTSTMMDFLEEPLPGVGTYEDFNTIDWVREKSRDRDRHREITNRSKESTWALLHSVSDAFSGWLLMLLVGLLAGSLAGLIDISAHWMTDLKEGVCLAGFWFNHEHCCWKSNTTFTDRDKCPEWKSWSQLILGHGEGAFAYILNYFMYVIWALMFSLLAVLLVKGFAPYACGSGIPEIKTILSGFIIRGYLGKWTLVIKTITLVLAVSSGLSLGKEGPLVHVACCCGNILCHLFTKYRKNEAKRREVLSAAAAAGVSVAFGAPIGGVLFSLEEVSYYFPLKTLWRSFFAALVAAFTLRSINPFGNSRLVLFYVEFHMPWHLLELVPFILLGIFGGLWGAFFIRSNIAWCRRRKTTRLGKYPVLEVLVVTAITAILAFPNEYTRMSTSELISELFNDCGILDSSKLCEYVNDFNSTKGDDLPDRAAGPGVYTAMWQLALALIMKVFITIFTFGMKVPSGLFIPSMAVGAIAGRLLGVAVEQLAFYHHDWAIFSGWCSPGADCITPGLYAMVGAAACLGGVTRMTVSLVVIMFELTGGLEYIVPLMAAAMTSKWVADAIGREGIYDAHIRLNGYPFLEAKEEFSHKTRAMDVMRPRKSDPALTVITQDTMTVEDVEAIVSSTTYSGYPVVVSRASQRLVGFVLRRDLIISIENARKKQDGIVSTSVICFTDYCPPLPPSSPSVLKLRSILDLSPFTVTDETPMEIVVDIFRKLGLRQCLVTHNGKLLGIITKKDVLKHIAQMANQDPESILFN; encoded by the exons atggtgggTTCAGGGGCTGGCCCTGGTGACGGTGCCGGTGACGCCAGGAGCGGGGAGGGCCCAGTGCCGCTGCAGGATCagtcaggaggaggaggaggatgcacACAGTGCTACTGTGAGCCTGGGAATGTCCCTCGGGAGTGTCTCCCTGTGCCCGGCCATGGCACAGacagagccctggagctgttcctgtgggatggggagTGCCTAAGCTGGG GCTTTTCCTCATATAATGGAGGAGGGATGAATGGCACGAGCACCATGATGGATTTCCTGGAGGAGCCTCTCCCTGGTGTGGGCACCTACGAAGATTTTAACACCATAGACTGGGTGCGAGAGAAATCCAGGGATCgagacaggcacagggag ATCACCAACAGGAGCAAGGAATCCACATGGGCACTGCTGCACAGCGTGAGCGACGCCTTCTCTGGCTGGCTCTTGATGCTCCTCGTTGGTTTGTTGGCAG GTTCCTTGGCAGGTCTGATCGACATCTCTGCCCACTGGATGACAGATTTGAAGGAAGGAGTGTGCTTGGCAGGGTTCTGGTTCAACCACgagcactgctgctggaaatccAACACCACCTTCACCGACAGGGACAAGTGTCCTGAGTGGAAGAGCTGGTCCCAGCTCATCCTTGGCCATGGAGAG GGGGCCTTTGCATATATCCTCAACTACTTCATGTACGTCATCTGGGCCTTGATGTTCTCCCTCCTTGCTGTGCTCCTGGTGAAGGGCTTTGCTCCCTATGCCTGTGGCTCAGGGATCCCAGAG ATCAAAACTATCTTAAGTGGTTTCATCATTAGAGGCTACCTGGGCAAGTGGACGCTGGTCATCAAAACCATCACGCTAGTGCTGGCTGTGTCCTCGGGGCTGAGCCTGGGCAAGGAGGGGCCGCTGGTGCACGTggcctgctgctgtgggaacaTCCTGTGCCACCTCTTCACCAAGTACCGCAAGAACGAGGCCAAGCGCCGTGAG gtgctgtcagcagctgctgccgccggcGTGTCTGTGGCTTTTGGAGCTCCCATTGGAGGAGTGctcttcagcctggaggag GTGAGTTACTACTTCCCTCTGAAGACCCTGTGGCGCTCCTTCTTTGCCGCGCTGGTCGCCGCCTTCACCCTGCGCTCCATCAACCCCTTCGGCAACAGCCGTCTTGTGCTGTTCTACGTGGAGTTCCACATGCCATGGcacctgctggagctggtgccCTTCATCCTGCTGGGGATctttggggggctctggggagcttTCTTCATCCGCAGCAACATCGCCTGGTGCAGGCGGCGCAAGACAACGCGACTGGGCAAGTACCcggtgctggaggtgctggtggtCACGGCCATCACGGCCATCCTGGCCTTCCCCAACGAGTACACCAGGATGAGCACCAGCGAGCTCATCTCTGAGCTCTTCAATGACTGTGGCATCCTGGACTCTTCCAAGCTCTGTGAGTACGTGAACGATTTCAACAGCACCAAGGGTGACGATTTGCCCGACCGTGCCGCCGGCCCCGGTGTCTACACGGCCATGTGGCAGCTGGCACTGGCCCTCATCATGAAGGTCTTCATCACCATCTTCACCTTTGGCATGAAG GTGCCCTCGGGGCTCTTCATCCCCAGTATGGCTGTGGGGGCGATTGCAGGCCGGCTGCTGGGGgtggctgtggagcagctggcCTTTTACCACCATGACTGGGCCATCTTCAGTGGctggtgcagccctggggccGACTGCATCACCCCTGGCCTCTACGCCATGGTGGGCGCTGCTGCGTGTCTGG GGGGCGTGACCCGCATGACCGTGTCGCTGGTGGTCATCATGTTCGAGCTCACCGGGGGGCTGGAGTACATCGTGCCTCTGATGGCCGCAGCCATGACCAGCAAGTGGGTGGCCGACGCCATCGGGCGTGAGGGCATTTACGACGCGCACATCCGTCTGAACGGGTACCCGTTCCTGGAGGCCAAGGAGGAGTTCTCGCACAAGACGCGCGCCATGGACGTGATGCGGCCGCGCAAGAGCGACCCCGCACTCACGGTCATCACGCAGGACACCATGACCGTGGAGGACGTGGAGGCCATCGTCAGCAGCACCACCTACAGCGGCTACCCCGTGGTGGTGTCCCGCGCGTCCCAGCGCCTCGTGGGCTTCGTGCTCAGGAGGGACCTCATCATCTCCATCG AAAACGCCCGGAAGAAGCAGGATGGGATCGTGAGCACCTCAGTTATTTGTTTCACTGACTACTGTCCCCCACTTCCTCCGAGCTCCCCATCTGTGCTGAAGCTCAGGAGCATCCTGGACCTGAGTCCCTTCACAGTGACGGACGAGACGCCCATGGAGATCGTGGTGGACATTTTCCGCAAGCTGGGGCTGCGCCAGTGCCTGGTCACTCACAACGG gaaGCTGCTGGGGATCATTACCAAAAAGGATGTACTAAAGCACATTGCACAGATGGCCAACCAGGACCCTGAGTCCATCCTCTTCAACTAG
- the LOC117002724 gene encoding H(+)/Cl(-) exchange transporter 5 isoform X3 — MEQKGYRRGSFQSATSDEDMLEVAGASLDFSMTDDDPPLDREMGAGFSSYNGGGMNGTSTMMDFLEEPLPGVGTYEDFNTIDWVREKSRDRDRHREITNRSKESTWALLHSVSDAFSGWLLMLLVGLLAGSLAGLIDISAHWMTDLKEGVCLAGFWFNHEHCCWKSNTTFTDRDKCPEWKSWSQLILGHGEGAFAYILNYFMYVIWALMFSLLAVLLVKGFAPYACGSGIPEIKTILSGFIIRGYLGKWTLVIKTITLVLAVSSGLSLGKEGPLVHVACCCGNILCHLFTKYRKNEAKRREVLSAAAAAGVSVAFGAPIGGVLFSLEEVSYYFPLKTLWRSFFAALVAAFTLRSINPFGNSRLVLFYVEFHMPWHLLELVPFILLGIFGGLWGAFFIRSNIAWCRRRKTTRLGKYPVLEVLVVTAITAILAFPNEYTRMSTSELISELFNDCGILDSSKLCEYVNDFNSTKGDDLPDRAAGPGVYTAMWQLALALIMKVFITIFTFGMKVPSGLFIPSMAVGAIAGRLLGVAVEQLAFYHHDWAIFSGWCSPGADCITPGLYAMVGAAACLGGVTRMTVSLVVIMFELTGGLEYIVPLMAAAMTSKWVADAIGREGIYDAHIRLNGYPFLEAKEEFSHKTRAMDVMRPRKSDPALTVITQDTMTVEDVEAIVSSTTYSGYPVVVSRASQRLVGFVLRRDLIISIENARKKQDGIVSTSVICFTDYCPPLPPSSPSVLKLRSILDLSPFTVTDETPMEIVVDIFRKLGLRQCLVTHNGKLLGIITKKDVLKHIAQMANQDPESILFN, encoded by the exons ATGGAGCAGAAGGGCTATCGTCGGGGCAGCTTCCAGAGTGCCACCAGTGATGAGGACATGCTGGAAGtagctggagcatccctggattTCTCCATGACAGATGATGATCCACCACTGGACAGGGAGATGGGAG caGGCTTTTCCTCATATAATGGAGGAGGGATGAATGGCACGAGCACCATGATGGATTTCCTGGAGGAGCCTCTCCCTGGTGTGGGCACCTACGAAGATTTTAACACCATAGACTGGGTGCGAGAGAAATCCAGGGATCgagacaggcacagggag ATCACCAACAGGAGCAAGGAATCCACATGGGCACTGCTGCACAGCGTGAGCGACGCCTTCTCTGGCTGGCTCTTGATGCTCCTCGTTGGTTTGTTGGCAG GTTCCTTGGCAGGTCTGATCGACATCTCTGCCCACTGGATGACAGATTTGAAGGAAGGAGTGTGCTTGGCAGGGTTCTGGTTCAACCACgagcactgctgctggaaatccAACACCACCTTCACCGACAGGGACAAGTGTCCTGAGTGGAAGAGCTGGTCCCAGCTCATCCTTGGCCATGGAGAG GGGGCCTTTGCATATATCCTCAACTACTTCATGTACGTCATCTGGGCCTTGATGTTCTCCCTCCTTGCTGTGCTCCTGGTGAAGGGCTTTGCTCCCTATGCCTGTGGCTCAGGGATCCCAGAG ATCAAAACTATCTTAAGTGGTTTCATCATTAGAGGCTACCTGGGCAAGTGGACGCTGGTCATCAAAACCATCACGCTAGTGCTGGCTGTGTCCTCGGGGCTGAGCCTGGGCAAGGAGGGGCCGCTGGTGCACGTggcctgctgctgtgggaacaTCCTGTGCCACCTCTTCACCAAGTACCGCAAGAACGAGGCCAAGCGCCGTGAG gtgctgtcagcagctgctgccgccggcGTGTCTGTGGCTTTTGGAGCTCCCATTGGAGGAGTGctcttcagcctggaggag GTGAGTTACTACTTCCCTCTGAAGACCCTGTGGCGCTCCTTCTTTGCCGCGCTGGTCGCCGCCTTCACCCTGCGCTCCATCAACCCCTTCGGCAACAGCCGTCTTGTGCTGTTCTACGTGGAGTTCCACATGCCATGGcacctgctggagctggtgccCTTCATCCTGCTGGGGATctttggggggctctggggagcttTCTTCATCCGCAGCAACATCGCCTGGTGCAGGCGGCGCAAGACAACGCGACTGGGCAAGTACCcggtgctggaggtgctggtggtCACGGCCATCACGGCCATCCTGGCCTTCCCCAACGAGTACACCAGGATGAGCACCAGCGAGCTCATCTCTGAGCTCTTCAATGACTGTGGCATCCTGGACTCTTCCAAGCTCTGTGAGTACGTGAACGATTTCAACAGCACCAAGGGTGACGATTTGCCCGACCGTGCCGCCGGCCCCGGTGTCTACACGGCCATGTGGCAGCTGGCACTGGCCCTCATCATGAAGGTCTTCATCACCATCTTCACCTTTGGCATGAAG GTGCCCTCGGGGCTCTTCATCCCCAGTATGGCTGTGGGGGCGATTGCAGGCCGGCTGCTGGGGgtggctgtggagcagctggcCTTTTACCACCATGACTGGGCCATCTTCAGTGGctggtgcagccctggggccGACTGCATCACCCCTGGCCTCTACGCCATGGTGGGCGCTGCTGCGTGTCTGG GGGGCGTGACCCGCATGACCGTGTCGCTGGTGGTCATCATGTTCGAGCTCACCGGGGGGCTGGAGTACATCGTGCCTCTGATGGCCGCAGCCATGACCAGCAAGTGGGTGGCCGACGCCATCGGGCGTGAGGGCATTTACGACGCGCACATCCGTCTGAACGGGTACCCGTTCCTGGAGGCCAAGGAGGAGTTCTCGCACAAGACGCGCGCCATGGACGTGATGCGGCCGCGCAAGAGCGACCCCGCACTCACGGTCATCACGCAGGACACCATGACCGTGGAGGACGTGGAGGCCATCGTCAGCAGCACCACCTACAGCGGCTACCCCGTGGTGGTGTCCCGCGCGTCCCAGCGCCTCGTGGGCTTCGTGCTCAGGAGGGACCTCATCATCTCCATCG AAAACGCCCGGAAGAAGCAGGATGGGATCGTGAGCACCTCAGTTATTTGTTTCACTGACTACTGTCCCCCACTTCCTCCGAGCTCCCCATCTGTGCTGAAGCTCAGGAGCATCCTGGACCTGAGTCCCTTCACAGTGACGGACGAGACGCCCATGGAGATCGTGGTGGACATTTTCCGCAAGCTGGGGCTGCGCCAGTGCCTGGTCACTCACAACGG gaaGCTGCTGGGGATCATTACCAAAAAGGATGTACTAAAGCACATTGCACAGATGGCCAACCAGGACCCTGAGTCCATCCTCTTCAACTAG
- the LOC117002724 gene encoding H(+)/Cl(-) exchange transporter 5 isoform X1, with the protein MVGSGAGPGDGAGDARSGEGPVPLQDQSGGGGGCTQCYCEPGNVPRECLPVPGHGTDRALELFLWDGECLSWAGFSSYNGGGMNGTSTMMDFLEEPLPGVGTYEDFNTIDWVREKSRDRDRHREITNRSKESTWALLHSVSDAFSGWLLMLLVGLLAGSLAGLIDISAHWMTDLKEGVCLAGFWFNHEHCCWKSNTTFTDRDKCPEWKSWSQLILGHGEGAFAYILNYFMYVIWALMFSLLAVLLVKGFAPYACGSGIPEIKTILSGFIIRGYLGKWTLVIKTITLVLAVSSGLSLGKEGPLVHVACCCGNILCHLFTKYRKNEAKRREVLSAAAAAGVSVAFGAPIGGVLFSLEEVSYYFPLKTLWRSFFAALVAAFTLRSINPFGNSRLVLFYVEFHMPWHLLELVPFILLGIFGGLWGAFFIRSNIAWCRRRKTTRLGKYPVLEVLVVTAITAILAFPNEYTRMSTSELISELFNDCGILDSSKLCEYVNDFNSTKGDDLPDRAAGPGVYTAMWQLALALIMKVFITIFTFGMKVPSGLFIPSMAVGAIAGRLLGVAVEQLAFYHHDWAIFSGWCSPGADCITPGLYAMVGAAACLGGVTRMTVSLVVIMFELTGGLEYIVPLMAAAMTSKWVADAIGREGIYDAHIRLNGYPFLEAKEEFSHKTRAMDVMRPRKSDPALTVITQDTMTVEDVEAIVSSTTYSGYPVVVSRASQRLVGFVLRRDLIISIENARKKQDGIVSTSVICFTDYCPPLPPSSPSVLKLRSILDLSPFTVTDETPMEIVVDIFRKLGLRQCLVTHNGKLLGIITKKDVLKHIAQMANQDPESILFN; encoded by the exons atggtgggTTCAGGGGCTGGCCCTGGTGACGGTGCCGGTGACGCCAGGAGCGGGGAGGGCCCAGTGCCGCTGCAGGATCagtcaggaggaggaggaggatgcacACAGTGCTACTGTGAGCCTGGGAATGTCCCTCGGGAGTGTCTCCCTGTGCCCGGCCATGGCACAGacagagccctggagctgttcctgtgggatggggagTGCCTAAGCTGGG caGGCTTTTCCTCATATAATGGAGGAGGGATGAATGGCACGAGCACCATGATGGATTTCCTGGAGGAGCCTCTCCCTGGTGTGGGCACCTACGAAGATTTTAACACCATAGACTGGGTGCGAGAGAAATCCAGGGATCgagacaggcacagggag ATCACCAACAGGAGCAAGGAATCCACATGGGCACTGCTGCACAGCGTGAGCGACGCCTTCTCTGGCTGGCTCTTGATGCTCCTCGTTGGTTTGTTGGCAG GTTCCTTGGCAGGTCTGATCGACATCTCTGCCCACTGGATGACAGATTTGAAGGAAGGAGTGTGCTTGGCAGGGTTCTGGTTCAACCACgagcactgctgctggaaatccAACACCACCTTCACCGACAGGGACAAGTGTCCTGAGTGGAAGAGCTGGTCCCAGCTCATCCTTGGCCATGGAGAG GGGGCCTTTGCATATATCCTCAACTACTTCATGTACGTCATCTGGGCCTTGATGTTCTCCCTCCTTGCTGTGCTCCTGGTGAAGGGCTTTGCTCCCTATGCCTGTGGCTCAGGGATCCCAGAG ATCAAAACTATCTTAAGTGGTTTCATCATTAGAGGCTACCTGGGCAAGTGGACGCTGGTCATCAAAACCATCACGCTAGTGCTGGCTGTGTCCTCGGGGCTGAGCCTGGGCAAGGAGGGGCCGCTGGTGCACGTggcctgctgctgtgggaacaTCCTGTGCCACCTCTTCACCAAGTACCGCAAGAACGAGGCCAAGCGCCGTGAG gtgctgtcagcagctgctgccgccggcGTGTCTGTGGCTTTTGGAGCTCCCATTGGAGGAGTGctcttcagcctggaggag GTGAGTTACTACTTCCCTCTGAAGACCCTGTGGCGCTCCTTCTTTGCCGCGCTGGTCGCCGCCTTCACCCTGCGCTCCATCAACCCCTTCGGCAACAGCCGTCTTGTGCTGTTCTACGTGGAGTTCCACATGCCATGGcacctgctggagctggtgccCTTCATCCTGCTGGGGATctttggggggctctggggagcttTCTTCATCCGCAGCAACATCGCCTGGTGCAGGCGGCGCAAGACAACGCGACTGGGCAAGTACCcggtgctggaggtgctggtggtCACGGCCATCACGGCCATCCTGGCCTTCCCCAACGAGTACACCAGGATGAGCACCAGCGAGCTCATCTCTGAGCTCTTCAATGACTGTGGCATCCTGGACTCTTCCAAGCTCTGTGAGTACGTGAACGATTTCAACAGCACCAAGGGTGACGATTTGCCCGACCGTGCCGCCGGCCCCGGTGTCTACACGGCCATGTGGCAGCTGGCACTGGCCCTCATCATGAAGGTCTTCATCACCATCTTCACCTTTGGCATGAAG GTGCCCTCGGGGCTCTTCATCCCCAGTATGGCTGTGGGGGCGATTGCAGGCCGGCTGCTGGGGgtggctgtggagcagctggcCTTTTACCACCATGACTGGGCCATCTTCAGTGGctggtgcagccctggggccGACTGCATCACCCCTGGCCTCTACGCCATGGTGGGCGCTGCTGCGTGTCTGG GGGGCGTGACCCGCATGACCGTGTCGCTGGTGGTCATCATGTTCGAGCTCACCGGGGGGCTGGAGTACATCGTGCCTCTGATGGCCGCAGCCATGACCAGCAAGTGGGTGGCCGACGCCATCGGGCGTGAGGGCATTTACGACGCGCACATCCGTCTGAACGGGTACCCGTTCCTGGAGGCCAAGGAGGAGTTCTCGCACAAGACGCGCGCCATGGACGTGATGCGGCCGCGCAAGAGCGACCCCGCACTCACGGTCATCACGCAGGACACCATGACCGTGGAGGACGTGGAGGCCATCGTCAGCAGCACCACCTACAGCGGCTACCCCGTGGTGGTGTCCCGCGCGTCCCAGCGCCTCGTGGGCTTCGTGCTCAGGAGGGACCTCATCATCTCCATCG AAAACGCCCGGAAGAAGCAGGATGGGATCGTGAGCACCTCAGTTATTTGTTTCACTGACTACTGTCCCCCACTTCCTCCGAGCTCCCCATCTGTGCTGAAGCTCAGGAGCATCCTGGACCTGAGTCCCTTCACAGTGACGGACGAGACGCCCATGGAGATCGTGGTGGACATTTTCCGCAAGCTGGGGCTGCGCCAGTGCCTGGTCACTCACAACGG gaaGCTGCTGGGGATCATTACCAAAAAGGATGTACTAAAGCACATTGCACAGATGGCCAACCAGGACCCTGAGTCCATCCTCTTCAACTAG
- the LOC117002724 gene encoding H(+)/Cl(-) exchange transporter 5 isoform X4, whose amino-acid sequence MEQKGYRRGSFQSATSDEDMLEVAGASLDFSMTDDDPPLDREMGGFSSYNGGGMNGTSTMMDFLEEPLPGVGTYEDFNTIDWVREKSRDRDRHREITNRSKESTWALLHSVSDAFSGWLLMLLVGLLAGSLAGLIDISAHWMTDLKEGVCLAGFWFNHEHCCWKSNTTFTDRDKCPEWKSWSQLILGHGEGAFAYILNYFMYVIWALMFSLLAVLLVKGFAPYACGSGIPEIKTILSGFIIRGYLGKWTLVIKTITLVLAVSSGLSLGKEGPLVHVACCCGNILCHLFTKYRKNEAKRREVLSAAAAAGVSVAFGAPIGGVLFSLEEVSYYFPLKTLWRSFFAALVAAFTLRSINPFGNSRLVLFYVEFHMPWHLLELVPFILLGIFGGLWGAFFIRSNIAWCRRRKTTRLGKYPVLEVLVVTAITAILAFPNEYTRMSTSELISELFNDCGILDSSKLCEYVNDFNSTKGDDLPDRAAGPGVYTAMWQLALALIMKVFITIFTFGMKVPSGLFIPSMAVGAIAGRLLGVAVEQLAFYHHDWAIFSGWCSPGADCITPGLYAMVGAAACLGGVTRMTVSLVVIMFELTGGLEYIVPLMAAAMTSKWVADAIGREGIYDAHIRLNGYPFLEAKEEFSHKTRAMDVMRPRKSDPALTVITQDTMTVEDVEAIVSSTTYSGYPVVVSRASQRLVGFVLRRDLIISIENARKKQDGIVSTSVICFTDYCPPLPPSSPSVLKLRSILDLSPFTVTDETPMEIVVDIFRKLGLRQCLVTHNGKLLGIITKKDVLKHIAQMANQDPESILFN is encoded by the exons ATGGAGCAGAAGGGCTATCGTCGGGGCAGCTTCCAGAGTGCCACCAGTGATGAGGACATGCTGGAAGtagctggagcatccctggattTCTCCATGACAGATGATGATCCACCACTGGACAGGGAGATGGGAG GCTTTTCCTCATATAATGGAGGAGGGATGAATGGCACGAGCACCATGATGGATTTCCTGGAGGAGCCTCTCCCTGGTGTGGGCACCTACGAAGATTTTAACACCATAGACTGGGTGCGAGAGAAATCCAGGGATCgagacaggcacagggag ATCACCAACAGGAGCAAGGAATCCACATGGGCACTGCTGCACAGCGTGAGCGACGCCTTCTCTGGCTGGCTCTTGATGCTCCTCGTTGGTTTGTTGGCAG GTTCCTTGGCAGGTCTGATCGACATCTCTGCCCACTGGATGACAGATTTGAAGGAAGGAGTGTGCTTGGCAGGGTTCTGGTTCAACCACgagcactgctgctggaaatccAACACCACCTTCACCGACAGGGACAAGTGTCCTGAGTGGAAGAGCTGGTCCCAGCTCATCCTTGGCCATGGAGAG GGGGCCTTTGCATATATCCTCAACTACTTCATGTACGTCATCTGGGCCTTGATGTTCTCCCTCCTTGCTGTGCTCCTGGTGAAGGGCTTTGCTCCCTATGCCTGTGGCTCAGGGATCCCAGAG ATCAAAACTATCTTAAGTGGTTTCATCATTAGAGGCTACCTGGGCAAGTGGACGCTGGTCATCAAAACCATCACGCTAGTGCTGGCTGTGTCCTCGGGGCTGAGCCTGGGCAAGGAGGGGCCGCTGGTGCACGTggcctgctgctgtgggaacaTCCTGTGCCACCTCTTCACCAAGTACCGCAAGAACGAGGCCAAGCGCCGTGAG gtgctgtcagcagctgctgccgccggcGTGTCTGTGGCTTTTGGAGCTCCCATTGGAGGAGTGctcttcagcctggaggag GTGAGTTACTACTTCCCTCTGAAGACCCTGTGGCGCTCCTTCTTTGCCGCGCTGGTCGCCGCCTTCACCCTGCGCTCCATCAACCCCTTCGGCAACAGCCGTCTTGTGCTGTTCTACGTGGAGTTCCACATGCCATGGcacctgctggagctggtgccCTTCATCCTGCTGGGGATctttggggggctctggggagcttTCTTCATCCGCAGCAACATCGCCTGGTGCAGGCGGCGCAAGACAACGCGACTGGGCAAGTACCcggtgctggaggtgctggtggtCACGGCCATCACGGCCATCCTGGCCTTCCCCAACGAGTACACCAGGATGAGCACCAGCGAGCTCATCTCTGAGCTCTTCAATGACTGTGGCATCCTGGACTCTTCCAAGCTCTGTGAGTACGTGAACGATTTCAACAGCACCAAGGGTGACGATTTGCCCGACCGTGCCGCCGGCCCCGGTGTCTACACGGCCATGTGGCAGCTGGCACTGGCCCTCATCATGAAGGTCTTCATCACCATCTTCACCTTTGGCATGAAG GTGCCCTCGGGGCTCTTCATCCCCAGTATGGCTGTGGGGGCGATTGCAGGCCGGCTGCTGGGGgtggctgtggagcagctggcCTTTTACCACCATGACTGGGCCATCTTCAGTGGctggtgcagccctggggccGACTGCATCACCCCTGGCCTCTACGCCATGGTGGGCGCTGCTGCGTGTCTGG GGGGCGTGACCCGCATGACCGTGTCGCTGGTGGTCATCATGTTCGAGCTCACCGGGGGGCTGGAGTACATCGTGCCTCTGATGGCCGCAGCCATGACCAGCAAGTGGGTGGCCGACGCCATCGGGCGTGAGGGCATTTACGACGCGCACATCCGTCTGAACGGGTACCCGTTCCTGGAGGCCAAGGAGGAGTTCTCGCACAAGACGCGCGCCATGGACGTGATGCGGCCGCGCAAGAGCGACCCCGCACTCACGGTCATCACGCAGGACACCATGACCGTGGAGGACGTGGAGGCCATCGTCAGCAGCACCACCTACAGCGGCTACCCCGTGGTGGTGTCCCGCGCGTCCCAGCGCCTCGTGGGCTTCGTGCTCAGGAGGGACCTCATCATCTCCATCG AAAACGCCCGGAAGAAGCAGGATGGGATCGTGAGCACCTCAGTTATTTGTTTCACTGACTACTGTCCCCCACTTCCTCCGAGCTCCCCATCTGTGCTGAAGCTCAGGAGCATCCTGGACCTGAGTCCCTTCACAGTGACGGACGAGACGCCCATGGAGATCGTGGTGGACATTTTCCGCAAGCTGGGGCTGCGCCAGTGCCTGGTCACTCACAACGG gaaGCTGCTGGGGATCATTACCAAAAAGGATGTACTAAAGCACATTGCACAGATGGCCAACCAGGACCCTGAGTCCATCCTCTTCAACTAG